The following are encoded together in the Tamandua tetradactyla isolate mTamTet1 chromosome 14, mTamTet1.pri, whole genome shotgun sequence genome:
- the LOC143655493 gene encoding protein FAM90A5-like, giving the protein MKQRQKRPAGLRAPPPEEEDARVKCKDCGAFGHTARSMRCPIKRWAQILDLQPLGSDKKDTENRDPCKAPQLQTTASLNKPARGDRQRQRGTHWKQQQDWTETPLYIRRPCRPMPLHATSKGPPPVPPPTCPPPPERPVMRSMDPALPLARKPGLSVFWPPGRDEAEEVDSPAAPQPASQHLRMDFAVTDQLAVQGPAACSRHLCRPARERPSQGHGLNFQAPAKGPAVNSNCSPQPVTERSEKDSSISIRARGKRSAQRPTQPCQNPPKKPRPSPFQPLRQGTQSPHQGVAHIPQALPSATALGPKEVPLYRRQVVRSTPVQVASRDLEDPKDRTQLSFVRACTTSHPPPSSQSPAQCLRMVFSRLGNGWWSSRFRTSLASPSPEKSRDPGQSPQGSEQVQAQCPRDPVTSLYEDLLVSSSEDSDWD; this is encoded by the exons ATGAAGCAGCGACAGAAGAGGCCAGCGGGGCTGAGAGCGCCTCCACCAGAGGAGGAGGATGCCAGG GTCAAGTGCAAGGACTGTGGGGCCTTTGGGCACACGGCAAGAAGCATGAGGTGCCCCATTAAGCGCTGGGCTCAGATTCTCGACCTCCAGCCTCTGGGGTCAGATAAGAAAGACACGGAGAACCGGGATCCATGCAAGGCCCCACAACTCCAGACCACAGCTTCCTTGAACAAGCCTGCCAGAGgggacagacagagacagag GGGAACCCATTGGAAGCAGCAGCAAGACTGGACAGAAACGCCTCTCTACATCAGG CGTCCATGCCGGCCGATGCCTCTCCACGCAACCTCCAAGGGACCGCCACCGGTCCCTCCACCCACGTGTCCGCCTCCCCCGGAGAGGCCTGTCATGAGATCCATGGACCCTGCCTTGCCCCTGGCTCGAAAACCAGGACTGAGCGTCTTCTGGCCCCCTGGACGGGATGAAGCAGAGGAAGTGGATAGCCCTGCGGCCCCCCAGCCGGCTTCCCAGCACTTAAGAATGGACTTCGCGGTCACTGATCAGCTGGCAGTACAGGGGCCTGCTGCTTGCTCCCGTCACCTCTGCCGACCGGCCCGTGAAAGACCTAGCCAGGGCCATGGCCTCAACTTCCAGGCACCAGCCAAGGGTCCTGCTGTGAACTCAAATTGCAGCCCACAGCCTGTCACAGAGAGATCCGAGAAGGACTCGAGCATCAGCATCCGGGCACGAGGCAAGAGGTCTGCCCAGAGACCCACCCAGCCTTGCCAGAATCCCCCCAAGAAACCGAGACCCAGCCCCTTCCAGCCACTGAGGCAGGGTACTCAGAGTCCTCATCAGGGGGTTGCGCACATCCCCCAGGCTCTTCCCAGTGCAACTGCACTTGGACCCAAAGAGGTACCCCTGTACAGGCGGCAAGTGGTCAGGAGCACACCGGTACAGGTGGCAAGCAGAGACCTCGAGGACCCAAAGGACAGAACTCAACTGAGTTTTGTCCGAGCTTGCACCACGTCCCACCCTCCACCATCGAGCCAGAGTCCAGCCCAGTGCCTCAGAATGGTCTTCTCCAGACTGGGGAACGGGTGGTGGAGCTCCAGGTTCCGTACCTCCCTCGCCTCCCCATCCCCTGAGAAAAGTAGAGATCCCGGACAGAGCCCTCAGGGCTCAGAGCAGGTGCAGGCACAATGCCCACGGGATCCAGTGACGTCCCTCTATGAGGATCTTCTGGTTTCCTCCTCTGAGGACAGTGACTGGGATTGA